From a region of the Streptomyces venezuelae genome:
- the yidC gene encoding membrane protein insertase YidC encodes MDTIASLFSFITYPVSWIIVQFHSLYGAIFGKSSGLAWGLSIVSLVILIRICLIPLFVKQIKATRGMQALQPKMKAIQERYKNDKQRQSEEMMKLYKETGTNPLSSCLPILAQSPFFFALYHVLSNIADGKPVGAMDQQLVDSARAAKIFGAPIAAKFMDSPEKVAALGATLTDVRIVTAVMIVMMSLSQFYTQRQLMQKNVDLSVKTPFMQQQKMLMYIFPVIFAVMGINFPVGVLVYWLTTNVWTMGQQMYVINQNPTPGSKAQDQYLTRLLKQISSHGELKGRGKKRVVAAIVAKGPDRNDNERKFIAALTKQGMAAQPDGSVIKSVEATADSDAASGGAAKRQQPKRQSKAQRQTPSKPAPKK; translated from the coding sequence GTGGACACGATTGCCAGTCTGTTCAGCTTTATCACCTACCCCGTTTCGTGGATCATCGTCCAGTTCCACTCGCTGTACGGGGCGATCTTCGGTAAGTCGAGTGGGTTGGCCTGGGGCCTGTCCATCGTGTCCCTGGTGATCCTGATCCGTATCTGCCTGATCCCGCTCTTCGTGAAGCAGATCAAGGCGACGCGGGGCATGCAGGCGCTCCAGCCGAAGATGAAGGCGATCCAGGAGCGCTACAAGAACGACAAGCAGCGCCAGTCCGAAGAGATGATGAAGCTGTACAAGGAGACGGGTACCAACCCGCTCTCCTCGTGCCTGCCCATCCTGGCGCAGTCCCCGTTCTTCTTCGCCCTGTACCACGTGCTGTCGAACATCGCCGATGGCAAGCCGGTCGGCGCGATGGACCAGCAGCTGGTCGACAGTGCCCGTGCGGCCAAGATCTTCGGTGCGCCGATCGCCGCCAAGTTCATGGACAGCCCGGAGAAGGTCGCCGCCCTGGGCGCGACGCTGACGGACGTCCGGATCGTCACCGCCGTCATGATCGTCATGATGTCGCTGTCGCAGTTCTACACCCAGCGTCAGCTGATGCAGAAGAACGTCGACCTCTCGGTCAAGACGCCGTTCATGCAGCAGCAGAAGATGCTGATGTACATCTTCCCGGTGATCTTCGCGGTCATGGGCATCAACTTCCCCGTCGGTGTTCTCGTCTACTGGCTGACCACGAACGTGTGGACCATGGGCCAGCAGATGTACGTGATCAACCAGAACCCGACGCCGGGCAGCAAGGCGCAGGACCAGTACCTGACCCGCCTGCTGAAGCAGATCAGCTCGCACGGTGAGCTCAAGGGCCGGGGCAAGAAGCGGGTCGTCGCCGCGATCGTCGCCAAGGGCCCGGACCGCAACGACAACGAGCGCAAGTTCATCGCCGCCCTCACCAAGCAGGGCATGGCCGCCCAGCCCGACGGCTCCGTGATCAAGAGTGTCGAGGCCACGGCGGACTCGGAT
- the yidD gene encoding membrane protein insertion efficiency factor YidD, with protein MKYPLLALIKLYQWTISPLLGPVCRYYPSCSHYGYTAIDRHGAVKGTALTAWRILRCNPWSPGGVDHVPARKRPRWHEQLRSALRRSRNAQGA; from the coding sequence ATGAAGTACCCGCTGCTCGCTTTGATCAAGCTGTACCAGTGGACGATCAGTCCGCTGCTCGGGCCGGTGTGCCGCTATTACCCGTCGTGTTCGCACTACGGGTACACGGCCATCGACCGGCATGGTGCGGTGAAGGGGACGGCCCTGACCGCCTGGCGGATCCTGCGGTGCAATCCGTGGTCCCCGGGTGGCGTGGACCATGTCCCAGCCCGTAAACGCCCGCGTTGGCACGAGCAGCTGCGCAGTGCGTTGCGTAGATCTCGCAATGCTCAAGGAGCCTGA
- the rnpA gene encoding ribonuclease P protein component, translated as MLSPENRLRRREDFASAVRRGRRAGRPLLVVHLRTCGATDPHEPGEIDPSTRAGFVVSKAVGNAVIRNRVKRRLRHLVRERLSQLPAGSLVVVRALPGAGDAGPDELARDLDAALVRLLGGVAR; from the coding sequence GTGCTGTCTCCCGAGAATCGGCTGAGGCGGCGCGAGGACTTCGCGAGCGCGGTACGCCGAGGACGCCGGGCTGGTCGCCCGCTCCTCGTCGTCCATCTACGTACATGCGGTGCAACGGACCCGCACGAGCCGGGGGAGATCGATCCCTCGACGCGTGCGGGTTTCGTCGTCAGCAAGGCTGTCGGCAACGCCGTCATACGTAACCGGGTCAAGCGCCGTCTGCGGCATCTGGTCCGCGAGCGGCTGTCTCAGCTGCCCGCCGGTAGCCTGGTGGTGGTACGAGCGTTGCCCGGAGCGGGTGATGCCGGCCCCGACGAGCTGGCCCGGGACCTGGATGCCGCTCTGGTGCGGCTCCTGGGAGGCGTGGCTCGATGA
- the rpmH gene encoding 50S ribosomal protein L34: MSKRTFQPNNRRRAKTHGFRLRMRTRAGRAILANRRGKGRAALSA, translated from the coding sequence GTGAGCAAGCGCACCTTCCAGCCGAACAACCGCCGTCGTGCCAAGACCCACGGCTTCCGCCTGCGGATGCGTACCCGTGCCGGTCGCGCGATCCTCGCGAACCGTCGTGGCAAGGGCCGCGCCGCCCTTTCCGCGTAA